From a single Candidatus Methanomethylicota archaeon genomic region:
- a CDS encoding DUF4352 domain-containing protein, producing MRNTKKRGISPVIATVILVAIAIVISIAAAFWMTGLLSSFTAYEKLTISASIAKTATPNQYTATIIITNDGTITATVQKILINGEDVTSKFQNVGDVSPGDTVSLTMKSGEYFTATPGRPVKITVVTSRASYETQLMAP from the coding sequence ATGAGGAACACGAAGAAGAGAGGCATATCGCCAGTAATAGCAACAGTAATACTAGTGGCAATAGCAATAGTGATAAGCATTGCAGCAGCATTCTGGATGACAGGACTACTAAGCAGCTTCACAGCATACGAAAAACTAACAATATCTGCGTCAATAGCAAAAACAGCAACTCCTAATCAGTACACTGCGACTATTATCATAACAAATGATGGCACTATAACTGCAACTGTCCAAAAAATCTTGATAAACGGAGAAGATGTAACTTCGAAGTTCCAAAATGTCGGTGATGTATCTCCTGGAGACACAGTATCTCTTACCATGAAATCCGGTGAGTATTTCACGGCTACTCCTGGTAGGCCTGTCAAGATAACGGTGGTGACTTCAAGGGCTTCTTACGAAACTCAACTGATGGCACCATAA